The Streptomyces sp. NBC_01689 genome includes a window with the following:
- the leuC gene encoding 3-isopropylmalate dehydratase large subunit → MGRTLAEKVWDDHVVRRAEGEPDLLYIDLHLLHEVTSPQAFDGLRQAGRPVRRLDLTIATEDHNTPTLDIDKPIADPVSRAQLETLRKNCAEFGVRLHSLGDVEQGVVHVVGPQLGLTQPGTTVVCGDSHTSTHGAFGALAFGIGTSQVEHVLATQTLPLARPRTMAITVDGELPDGVTAKDLILAIIARIGTGGGQGYILEYRGSAIEKLSMEARMTICNMSIEAGARAGMIAPDETTFAYLKGRAHAPEGEDWDAAVAYWKTLRTDEDAVFDAEVVIDGPSLAPFVTWGTNPGQGAPLSAAVPDPASYEDASERLAAEKALEYMGLTAGQPLRDIEVDTVFVGSCTNGRIEDLRAAAAIVEGRKVAEGVRMLVVPGSARVGLQAVSEGLDVVFKEAGAEWRHAGCSMCLGMNPDQLAPGERSASTSNRNFEGRQGKGGRTHLVSPQVAAATAVLGHLASPADLSDARTPAGVR, encoded by the coding sequence ATGGGTAGGACACTCGCGGAGAAGGTCTGGGACGACCATGTCGTCCGGCGCGCCGAGGGCGAGCCCGACCTCCTCTACATCGATCTGCACCTGCTGCACGAGGTGACCAGCCCCCAGGCCTTCGACGGTCTCCGTCAGGCGGGGCGCCCGGTGCGGCGTCTCGACCTCACCATCGCCACCGAGGATCACAACACCCCGACCCTCGACATCGACAAGCCCATCGCGGACCCGGTCTCCCGGGCCCAGCTGGAGACACTGCGCAAGAACTGCGCCGAGTTCGGTGTACGGCTGCACTCCCTGGGCGACGTCGAGCAGGGCGTCGTCCACGTGGTGGGACCGCAGCTGGGCCTGACCCAGCCGGGCACCACCGTGGTCTGCGGCGACTCGCACACCTCCACGCACGGAGCCTTCGGCGCCCTGGCGTTCGGCATCGGCACCTCGCAGGTCGAGCACGTGCTGGCCACCCAGACGCTGCCGCTGGCCCGCCCCAGGACCATGGCCATCACGGTCGACGGCGAGCTGCCCGACGGCGTCACCGCGAAGGACCTGATCCTGGCGATCATCGCCAGGATCGGCACCGGCGGCGGCCAGGGCTACATCCTGGAATACCGCGGCTCCGCCATCGAGAAACTCTCGATGGAGGCCCGGATGACCATCTGCAACATGTCGATCGAGGCCGGCGCCCGCGCGGGCATGATCGCCCCCGACGAGACGACCTTCGCCTACCTCAAGGGACGCGCCCACGCACCCGAGGGCGAGGACTGGGACGCGGCGGTCGCGTACTGGAAGACGCTGCGGACGGACGAGGACGCGGTCTTCGACGCCGAGGTCGTCATCGACGGCCCCTCGCTGGCCCCGTTCGTCACCTGGGGCACCAACCCCGGCCAGGGCGCGCCGCTTTCGGCGGCCGTCCCCGATCCGGCTTCGTACGAAGACGCTTCGGAGCGCCTGGCCGCCGAAAAGGCCCTGGAATACATGGGGTTGACCGCCGGACAGCCGCTGCGCGACATCGAGGTCGACACCGTCTTCGTAGGTTCGTGCACCAACGGCCGCATCGAGGACCTGCGGGCCGCGGCCGCGATCGTCGAGGGCCGCAAAGTCGCCGAGGGCGTACGGATGCTGGTGGTCCCCGGCTCCGCGCGGGTCGGCCTCCAGGCCGTCTCCGAGGGCCTGGACGTGGTCTTCAAGGAGGCCGGCGCGGAATGGCGGCACGCGGGCTGCTCGATGTGTCTGGGCATGAACCCCGACCAGCTGGCCCCCGGTGAGCGCTCCGCGTCCACCTCCAACCGCAACTTCGAGGGCAGGCAGGGCAAGGGCGGTCGTACGCACCTGGTCTCCCCGCAGGTCGCCGCCGCCACCGCCGTGCTGGGCCATCTGGCCTCCCCGGCCGACCTGTCCGACGCCCGTACGCCCGCTGGAGTCCGATAA
- a CDS encoding DUF4188 domain-containing protein — MSGTRVTAGRTTAAAEGDVVVLLIGMRVNHFYAVHQWVPVFLAMLRMLRELEKQPGRGLLGRVLLTASPRTYYVVQYWESKEKLYAYASSPDMFHHRAWAIINRKERAGRLRRHVGLWHETYVVPEGSYESIYADMPAFGLAAAHGSLPVEKRGRRGADRFAYRGTAPASEAEPVAAPMGAPGAPDAPSAGSGVEAEVEAGGGAG, encoded by the coding sequence ATGTCCGGCACCCGCGTGACCGCAGGACGCACCACCGCAGCCGCCGAGGGAGATGTCGTCGTGCTGCTGATCGGCATGCGCGTCAACCACTTCTACGCGGTGCACCAGTGGGTGCCGGTGTTCCTCGCCATGCTGCGCATGCTGCGGGAACTGGAGAAGCAGCCGGGCCGTGGCCTGCTCGGCCGCGTCCTGCTGACGGCGTCCCCGCGTACGTACTACGTCGTCCAGTACTGGGAGTCCAAGGAGAAGCTCTACGCGTACGCCTCCTCGCCCGACATGTTCCATCACCGGGCGTGGGCGATCATCAACCGTAAGGAGCGGGCGGGCCGGCTCCGGCGGCATGTGGGGCTCTGGCACGAGACGTACGTCGTGCCGGAGGGGTCCTACGAGTCGATCTACGCGGACATGCCGGCGTTCGGGCTGGCCGCGGCGCACGGGTCGCTGCCGGTGGAGAAGCGGGGGCGGCGCGGGGCGGACCGGTTCGCCTACCGGGGGACCGCGCCGGCTTCGGAGGCGGAGCCGGTGGCGGCGCCCATGGGAGCGCCGGGTGCACCGGATGCGCCGAGCGCGGGTTCCGGGGTGGAGGCGGAGGTGGAGGCCGGGGGCGGTGCGGGTTGA
- the leuD gene encoding 3-isopropylmalate dehydratase small subunit, with protein sequence MEAFTTHTGRAVPLRRSNVDTDQIIPAHWLKKVTRDGFEDGLFEAWRKDSSFILNQPERKGATVLVAGPDFGTGSSREHAVWALQNYGFKAVVSSRFADIFRGNSLKNGLLTVVLEQKTVDALQELTERDPQAEITVDLEAREVRAEGITAAFELDENARWRLLNGLDDISITLQNEGDIAEYEVKRPSYKPKTLQV encoded by the coding sequence ATGGAAGCATTCACCACGCACACCGGCCGGGCCGTCCCGCTGCGCCGCAGCAACGTCGACACCGACCAGATCATCCCCGCCCACTGGCTCAAGAAGGTGACCAGGGACGGTTTCGAGGACGGGCTGTTCGAGGCCTGGCGCAAGGACTCGTCCTTCATCCTCAACCAGCCCGAGCGCAAGGGCGCCACGGTCCTGGTCGCCGGCCCCGACTTCGGTACCGGCTCCTCGCGCGAGCACGCCGTCTGGGCGCTGCAGAACTACGGGTTCAAGGCCGTCGTCTCGTCCCGCTTCGCCGACATCTTCCGGGGCAACTCGCTCAAGAACGGCCTGCTCACGGTGGTTCTGGAGCAGAAGACCGTGGACGCGCTGCAGGAACTCACCGAGCGGGACCCGCAGGCCGAGATCACGGTCGACCTGGAGGCCCGCGAGGTGCGCGCCGAGGGCATCACCGCGGCCTTCGAACTCGACGAGAACGCCCGCTGGCGGCTGCTGAACGGCCTGGACGACATCTCCATCACCCTCCAGAACGAGGGCGACATCGCGGAGTACGAGGTCAAGCGGCCGTCGTACAAGCCGAAGACGCTCCAGGTCTGA
- a CDS encoding NAD(P)H-dependent glycerol-3-phosphate dehydrogenase: MSKPVKAAVFGSGSWGTAFGMVLADAGCEVTLWGRRAELAEAVNSTHMNPDYLPGVELPGNLRATTDAAEAARDADFTVLAVPSQTLRANLADWVSLLEPDTVLVSLMKGVELGSAMRMSEVIEDVAKVGPDRVAVVTGPNLAREIAARMPAAAVVACTSEAVAQRLQAACHTPYFRPYTNTDVVGCELGGAVKNVIGLAVGIADGMGLGDNAKGSLITRGLAETTRLGLVMGADPLTFAGLAGLGDLVATCSSPLSRNHTFGTNLGRGMTLQETIAVTRQTAEGVKSCESVLDLARRHGVDMPITETVVGIVHEGKPPVVALKELMSRSAKAERR; encoded by the coding sequence GTGAGCAAGCCCGTCAAGGCGGCCGTCTTCGGGTCCGGGTCGTGGGGCACGGCCTTCGGCATGGTGCTCGCCGACGCGGGGTGCGAGGTCACCCTCTGGGGGCGCCGCGCGGAACTCGCCGAAGCGGTCAACTCCACGCACATGAACCCGGACTACCTGCCGGGCGTCGAGCTCCCCGGGAATCTGCGGGCCACCACCGACGCCGCCGAGGCCGCGCGCGACGCCGACTTCACCGTGCTCGCGGTGCCCTCCCAGACCCTGCGCGCCAACCTCGCCGACTGGGTCTCGCTGCTGGAGCCGGACACCGTGCTCGTCTCCCTCATGAAGGGCGTCGAACTCGGCTCCGCCATGCGGATGAGCGAAGTGATCGAGGACGTCGCCAAGGTCGGCCCGGACCGTGTCGCCGTCGTCACGGGGCCCAACCTCGCGCGGGAGATCGCCGCCCGGATGCCGGCCGCCGCCGTGGTCGCCTGCACCTCCGAAGCGGTCGCCCAGCGCCTCCAGGCCGCCTGCCACACCCCGTACTTCCGGCCCTACACCAACACCGACGTGGTGGGCTGCGAGCTCGGCGGCGCGGTCAAGAACGTCATCGGTCTCGCCGTCGGCATCGCGGACGGGATGGGCCTCGGCGACAACGCCAAGGGATCGCTCATCACCCGCGGGCTCGCCGAGACCACCCGGCTCGGCCTCGTCATGGGCGCCGACCCGCTGACCTTCGCCGGGCTGGCGGGCCTCGGCGACCTCGTCGCCACCTGCTCGTCGCCCCTCTCGCGCAACCACACCTTCGGCACCAACCTGGGCAGGGGGATGACCCTGCAGGAGACCATCGCCGTCACCAGGCAGACCGCCGAGGGCGTCAAGTCCTGCGAGTCCGTGCTGGATCTGGCCCGCCGGCACGGCGTCGACATGCCCATCACGGAGACGGTCGTCGGCATCGTCCACGAGGGCAAGCCGCCGGTCGTCGCGCTCAAGGAACTGATGTCGCGCAGCGCGAAGGCCGAGCGCCGCTGA
- the ndgR gene encoding IclR family transcriptional regulator NdgR, whose product MDNSSGVGVLDKAALVLSALESGPATLAGLVAATGLARPTAHRLAVALEHHRMVARDMQGRFILGPRLSELAAAAGEDRLLATAGPVLTHLRDITGESAQLYRRQGDMRICVAAAERLSGLRDTVPVGSTLTMKAGSSAQILMAWEEPERLHRGLQGARFTATALSGVRRRGWAQSIGEREPGVASVSAPVRGPSNRVVAAVSVSGPIERLTRHPGRMHAQAVIDAAGRLSEALRRAG is encoded by the coding sequence ATGGACAACAGTAGCGGCGTCGGCGTACTGGACAAGGCAGCCCTTGTCCTGAGCGCTCTGGAGTCCGGTCCGGCCACCCTCGCGGGCCTGGTCGCGGCGACCGGACTGGCACGGCCCACGGCACATCGTCTCGCCGTGGCCCTGGAACACCACCGCATGGTGGCGCGTGACATGCAGGGGCGTTTCATCCTCGGCCCCCGCCTCTCCGAGCTGGCCGCGGCCGCCGGCGAGGACCGGCTGCTCGCCACGGCGGGCCCGGTGCTCACGCATCTGCGGGACATCACGGGCGAGAGCGCCCAGCTCTACCGCCGCCAGGGCGACATGCGCATCTGTGTCGCCGCGGCCGAGCGTCTGTCCGGTCTGCGGGACACGGTCCCGGTCGGGTCCACGCTCACCATGAAGGCCGGGTCCTCGGCGCAGATCCTGATGGCCTGGGAGGAGCCGGAGCGGCTGCACCGGGGTCTGCAGGGCGCCCGCTTCACGGCGACGGCGCTGTCGGGCGTACGGCGCCGCGGCTGGGCCCAGTCGATCGGTGAGCGCGAGCCGGGTGTCGCCTCCGTCTCCGCGCCGGTGCGGGGGCCGTCGAACCGCGTGGTGGCCGCCGTCTCGGTCTCCGGGCCGATCGAGCGCCTGACCCGGCACCCGGGCCGCATGCACGCCCAGGCGGTCATCGACGCCGCCGGCCGCCTCTCGGAGGCCCTGCGCCGCGCGGGCTGA
- the cofC gene encoding 2-phospho-L-lactate guanylyltransferase, protein MRWTLVVPLKPLARAKSRLSDTAADGVRPGLALAFAQDTVAAALACAAVRDVAVVTDDVLAGRELAALGARIVPDEPGGGLNAALAHAAAVVRAHRPACAVAALNADLPALRPLELGRVLDAAAEFPRAFLADAAAIGTTLLAASPGRELRPAFGTDSRARHRASGAVELHLSAVESVRQDVDTGDDLRAALALGVGPRTAAVAAGLLIPGQPGT, encoded by the coding sequence GTGCGTTGGACGTTGGTGGTACCTCTCAAACCCCTTGCGCGGGCCAAGAGCAGGCTCTCGGACACCGCCGCCGACGGAGTGCGCCCGGGACTCGCCCTCGCGTTCGCGCAGGACACCGTGGCCGCCGCGCTGGCCTGCGCGGCGGTCCGTGATGTGGCGGTCGTCACGGACGACGTACTGGCCGGGCGGGAACTGGCCGCGCTCGGGGCACGGATCGTCCCGGACGAGCCCGGCGGCGGCCTGAACGCCGCGCTGGCGCACGCGGCGGCCGTCGTGCGCGCCCACCGCCCCGCATGCGCGGTGGCCGCCCTGAACGCCGATCTGCCCGCACTGCGCCCCCTGGAATTGGGCCGGGTACTCGACGCCGCGGCGGAATTCCCGCGCGCTTTTCTCGCCGACGCGGCGGCAATCGGGACCACGCTGCTCGCCGCCTCGCCGGGCCGTGAATTGCGCCCCGCTTTCGGTACGGATTCCCGCGCCCGGCATCGCGCCTCGGGAGCGGTGGAACTCCACCTCTCGGCGGTGGAATCCGTGCGCCAGGACGTCGACACCGGGGACGACCTGCGCGCGGCACTCGCCCTGGGCGTGGGCCCGCGGACGGCCGCGGTGGCGGCGGGGCTCCTCATCCCGGGACAGCCCGGCACCTGA
- a CDS encoding lysophospholipid acyltransferase family protein has protein sequence MPRRRIGFWYRFAAVLCKPPLVVLIKRDWRGMENIPAEGGFITAVNHNSHVDPFAYAHYQYNTGRVPRFLAKAGLFRKGFVGAAMRGTGQIPVYRESTDALSAFRAAIDAVERGECVAFYPEGTLTRDPDGWPMTGKTGAARVALQTRCPVIPVAQWGANELLPPYAKKPHLLPRKTHHVLAGPPVDLSRFYGKEMSPDLLKEATEVIMAAVTRLLEEIRGEKAPETPYDPRQVRIEQRRRTAAQEKAQAQVRADAQAPADTAGAAPVRTEREEGQGT, from the coding sequence GTGCCCCGCCGCAGAATCGGCTTCTGGTACCGCTTCGCAGCGGTTCTCTGCAAACCGCCGCTCGTGGTTCTGATCAAGCGGGACTGGCGTGGGATGGAGAACATTCCGGCCGAGGGCGGATTTATCACCGCGGTGAACCACAATTCGCATGTGGACCCGTTCGCGTATGCCCACTATCAGTACAACACCGGGCGCGTTCCGCGATTCCTGGCGAAGGCCGGGCTTTTCCGCAAGGGGTTCGTGGGGGCCGCGATGCGCGGCACCGGGCAGATCCCCGTCTACCGCGAGAGCACCGACGCGCTGAGCGCCTTCCGGGCCGCGATCGACGCCGTGGAGCGCGGCGAGTGCGTCGCGTTCTACCCCGAGGGCACCCTCACGCGCGACCCCGACGGCTGGCCGATGACCGGCAAGACCGGCGCCGCGCGGGTCGCCCTGCAGACCCGGTGCCCGGTGATCCCGGTCGCCCAGTGGGGCGCCAACGAACTGCTCCCGCCGTACGCCAAGAAGCCCCACCTCCTTCCGCGCAAGACCCACCACGTGCTCGCGGGACCCCCGGTGGACCTCTCGCGCTTCTACGGCAAGGAGATGAGCCCGGACCTCCTCAAAGAGGCCACCGAGGTCATCATGGCCGCCGTGACCCGGCTGCTGGAGGAGATCCGCGGCGAGAAGGCGCCCGAGACGCCCTACGACCCCCGTCAGGTGCGGATCGAGCAGCGCCGGCGGACCGCGGCCCAGGAGAAGGCCCAGGCGCAGGTACGGGCGGACGCCCAGGCCCCGGCCGACACCGCGGGGGCGGCGCCGGTGCGGACGGAGCGCGAAGAGGGGCAGGGCACGTGA
- a CDS encoding HAD family hydrolase, which translates to MTVQAVVWDVDDTLFDYTSADRAGMRAHLAAEGLLGDTTVEQALARWREITDAQWARFSAGETDWQGQRRDRVRVFLGEPLGDAEADAWFDRYVTHYESAWSLFPDVLPVLDGLVASHRHAVLSNSSLLVQDRKLRVLGVHDRFEAILCAAELGVAKPAAAAFHAACEALGLAPHRVAYVGDHPEIDGRGAAEAGLLSIWVDRDGTHTATGGPPTGPHRIASLAELPAVLGADTRFGAPSTFG; encoded by the coding sequence ATGACCGTGCAGGCCGTGGTGTGGGACGTCGACGACACGCTCTTCGACTACACGAGCGCGGACCGGGCCGGAATGCGCGCGCACCTTGCGGCCGAGGGCCTGCTCGGCGACACGACCGTCGAGCAGGCCCTCGCTCGCTGGCGCGAGATCACCGACGCGCAGTGGGCGCGGTTCTCGGCGGGCGAGACGGACTGGCAGGGCCAGCGCCGGGACCGGGTGCGGGTGTTCCTGGGGGAGCCGCTCGGCGATGCCGAGGCCGACGCCTGGTTCGACCGCTACGTCACCCACTACGAGTCCGCCTGGTCCCTCTTCCCCGACGTGCTGCCCGTCCTCGACGGGCTCGTGGCCAGCCACCGGCACGCGGTCCTGTCGAACTCCAGCCTTCTCGTGCAGGACCGCAAGCTGCGTGTCCTCGGTGTGCACGACCGCTTCGAGGCGATCCTGTGCGCCGCCGAACTCGGCGTCGCCAAGCCCGCCGCGGCCGCCTTCCACGCGGCCTGCGAGGCCCTGGGCCTGGCACCGCACCGGGTGGCCTACGTCGGTGACCACCCGGAGATCGACGGACGGGGCGCCGCCGAGGCGGGCCTGCTCTCGATCTGGGTCGACCGTGACGGCACTCACACCGCCACCGGGGGCCCGCCGACGGGTCCGCACCGGATCGCGTCGCTGGCCGAACTCCCCGCGGTCCTCGGCGCCGATACCCGTTTTGGAGCGCCGTCCACCTTCGGGTAA
- a CDS encoding MerR family transcriptional regulator, whose amino-acid sequence MRLAELSERSGVSTATIKYYLREGLLAPGRQVNATTADYAESHLRRLRLVRALIQVGRVPVATAREILGHVDDESLGRTIRLGAALWALPQEPEPDEQDPAVGSARRAVDQLLADLGWETARELAPLSPVHRSLVAAVAALIRLGYSWNAELLAPYAELMHQVAMRDLDHLETHASDAERVETAVASAVLFEPVLRALHRLAQEEESARRYGIE is encoded by the coding sequence ATGCGGCTGGCGGAGTTGAGCGAGCGGAGCGGGGTGTCCACCGCGACGATCAAGTACTACCTGCGGGAAGGGCTGTTGGCCCCCGGCCGTCAGGTCAACGCGACGACGGCGGACTACGCAGAGAGCCATCTGCGCCGGCTGCGGCTGGTGCGGGCCCTGATCCAGGTGGGCCGGGTGCCGGTGGCCACGGCGAGGGAGATCCTCGGGCACGTCGACGACGAGTCCCTGGGCCGGACGATCCGGCTGGGGGCGGCTCTGTGGGCGCTGCCGCAGGAGCCCGAACCGGACGAACAGGACCCGGCCGTCGGGTCGGCGCGCCGCGCGGTGGACCAACTCCTCGCGGATCTGGGCTGGGAGACCGCCCGGGAGCTCGCCCCGCTCTCCCCCGTGCACCGTTCGCTGGTGGCGGCGGTGGCGGCGCTGATCCGGCTCGGCTATTCCTGGAACGCCGAACTCCTGGCACCGTACGCGGAGTTGATGCACCAGGTGGCCATGCGGGACCTGGACCATCTGGAGACGCACGCGTCCGACGCCGAGCGGGTGGAGACCGCGGTCGCCTCGGCCGTGCTCTTCGAGCCGGTGCTGCGGGCGCTGCACCGGCTGGCGCAGGAGGAGGAGTCGGCGCGGCGGTACGGCATCGAGTGA
- a CDS encoding HU family DNA-binding protein, with amino-acid sequence MNKAQLVEAIADKVGGRQQAADAVDAVLDAIVRAVVGGDRVSVTGFGSFEKVDRPARYARNPQTGERVRVKKTSVPRFRAGQGFKDLVSGSKKLPKNDVAVKKAPKGSLSGGASATVKKAAAKKATTAKKATAKKTTAAVKKTAAKKTTTAAAKKTTAKKATAKKTTATAKKVAAKKTTAKKATAKKAPAKKAPAKKSTARKTTAKKATAR; translated from the coding sequence GTGAACAAGGCGCAGCTCGTAGAAGCGATTGCCGACAAGGTCGGCGGGCGTCAGCAGGCCGCCGACGCGGTCGACGCCGTACTGGACGCCATCGTCCGTGCAGTTGTCGGCGGGGACCGGGTCTCGGTCACCGGCTTCGGTTCCTTCGAGAAGGTCGACCGTCCGGCTCGTTACGCCCGCAACCCGCAGACGGGTGAGCGCGTTCGGGTCAAGAAGACCTCTGTGCCGCGCTTCCGCGCCGGTCAGGGCTTCAAGGACCTGGTGAGCGGCTCGAAGAAGCTCCCGAAGAACGACGTGGCGGTCAAGAAGGCCCCGAAGGGCAGCCTCTCGGGCGGCGCCTCGGCCACCGTCAAGAAGGCCGCGGCCAAGAAGGCCACCACCGCCAAGAAGGCGACGGCCAAGAAGACCACCGCGGCCGTGAAGAAGACCGCCGCGAAGAAGACCACCACCGCCGCGGCGAAGAAGACGACGGCGAAGAAGGCCACCGCCAAGAAGACCACGGCGACGGCGAAGAAGGTCGCGGCGAAGAAGACGACGGCGAAGAAGGCCACCGCCAAGAAGGCCCCGGCCAAGAAGGCCCCCGCCAAGAAGTCGACGGCTCGCAAGACGACCGCCAAGAAGGCCACCGCCCGCTGA
- a CDS encoding D-alanine--D-alanine ligase family protein: protein MSTENLPQSPEQPPRKPRVAVVFGGRSSEHGISVVTAGAVLRAIDRTKYDVLPIGITLDGRWALTADEPERMAIVDRQQPSVDLLAESDEGGVILPVDPSNREVVYSEPGSVPKALGEVDVVFPVLHGPYGEDGTLQGLLELSGVPYVGSGVLASAVGQDKEYMKRVFTSFGLKVGPYTVIRPREWELDPAGARKRVAEFAGEHGWPLFIKPARAGSSFGITKVDSFEGLDEAFEEARRHDPKIIVEALLRGREIECGVLEFEDGPRASVPAEIPPVQSHDFYDFEAKYIDSAPGIVPAPLTEEQTAEVRRLAVEAFDAASCEGLVRADFFLTEDGEFVINEINTMPGFTPISMYPRMWEETGVDYPELVDLLVQAALRRSTGLR, encoded by the coding sequence ATGAGCACCGAGAACCTCCCCCAGAGCCCTGAGCAGCCGCCTCGCAAGCCGCGCGTGGCCGTCGTCTTCGGCGGCCGCAGCTCCGAACACGGGATCTCCGTGGTCACGGCCGGCGCCGTCCTGCGCGCCATCGACCGGACGAAGTACGACGTCCTTCCGATCGGCATCACCCTGGACGGCCGTTGGGCGCTCACCGCCGACGAGCCGGAGCGGATGGCCATCGTCGACCGGCAGCAGCCGAGCGTGGACCTCCTCGCGGAGTCGGACGAGGGCGGCGTGATCCTGCCCGTCGACCCCTCCAACCGCGAAGTCGTCTACAGCGAGCCCGGATCGGTCCCCAAGGCCCTGGGCGAGGTCGACGTCGTCTTCCCCGTGCTGCACGGCCCCTACGGCGAGGACGGCACCCTCCAGGGCCTCCTGGAGCTCTCCGGGGTCCCGTACGTCGGTTCGGGCGTGCTCGCCTCGGCCGTCGGCCAGGACAAGGAGTACATGAAGCGGGTGTTCACCTCCTTCGGGCTGAAGGTGGGCCCGTACACGGTGATCCGTCCCCGGGAGTGGGAGCTCGACCCGGCCGGTGCCCGCAAGCGGGTCGCCGAGTTCGCGGGTGAGCACGGCTGGCCGCTGTTCATCAAGCCCGCCCGCGCCGGTTCCTCGTTCGGCATCACCAAGGTCGACTCCTTCGAGGGCCTCGACGAGGCGTTCGAGGAGGCCCGGCGCCACGACCCGAAGATCATCGTGGAGGCGCTGCTGCGCGGCCGCGAGATCGAGTGCGGGGTCCTGGAGTTCGAGGACGGCCCGCGCGCCAGCGTGCCGGCCGAGATCCCTCCGGTGCAGTCCCACGACTTCTACGACTTCGAGGCGAAGTACATCGACTCGGCCCCGGGCATCGTGCCCGCGCCGCTCACCGAGGAGCAGACCGCCGAGGTGCGGCGCCTGGCGGTCGAGGCGTTCGACGCGGCGTCCTGCGAAGGCCTCGTCCGCGCGGACTTCTTCCTCACCGAGGACGGCGAGTTCGTGATCAACGAGATCAACACCATGCCGGGCTTCACGCCGATCTCCATGTACCCGCGGATGTGGGAGGAGACCGGGGTCGACTACCCGGAGCTGGTCGACCTCCTGGTGCAGGCGGCGCTGCGGCGTTCCACCGGCCTGCGCTGA